The nucleotide window AACGCCTTGTTATGGTCGCGCTCGCGCAGGTGCGCCAGTTCGTGCACCACGATCATGCGCAAGAACTGCGGCGCAGCCTCCTTGAACAGCGAGGCAATGCGGATTTCCTTCTTCGCCTTGAGCTTGCCGCCCTGCACCCGCGACACCGCCGTGTTCAGGCCCAGGGCCCGATGGGTCAGGTCGAGACGGTTGTCGAACAGCACCTTGTCCAGGTTCGGCGCACTGCGCAGGTATTGCTGGCGCAGGTCCTGGGCATAGCTGTACAGCGCCTTGTCGCTTTGCACGTCATGGCGGTCGGGGTAGCGGCGCTGCAGGTATTCGCCCAGGCGGTCGCTGTCGATCATCTGCCGCACCTGCTGTTGCAGGTGCGGGGGGTAGGCTTGCAAGTAACGTAATACGGTCATGGCGCTGCATTCGGCG belongs to Pseudomonas putida NBRC 14164 and includes:
- a CDS encoding M48 metallopeptidase family protein — its product is MTVLRYLQAYPPHLQQQVRQMIDSDRLGEYLQRRYPDRHDVQSDKALYSYAQDLRQQYLRSAPNLDKVLFDNRLDLTHRALGLNTAVSRVQGGKLKAKKEIRIASLFKEAAPQFLRMIVVHELAHLRERDHNKAFYQLCQHMEPDYHQLEFDLRVYLTYRELPGNC